From Nicotiana tabacum cultivar K326 chromosome 15, ASM71507v2, whole genome shotgun sequence, the proteins below share one genomic window:
- the LOC142169727 gene encoding uncharacterized protein LOC142169727, giving the protein MDITDEDNGSTSGAVVGALVIDQHHPLFLQPSDTPGNSLISVKLTGRENYTLWSSTMRVSLLGKSKLRFVYGRYPKEKFPPILHELWEKYNAIVLSWIMNSVSVELLSGMVYALSANKVWMDLKETFDKFNG; this is encoded by the coding sequence ATGGATATTACTGACGAGGATAATGGATCGACTTCGGGAGCTGTAGTTGGAGCACTAGTGATCGATCAGCATCATCCTTTGTTTCTGCAACCCAGCGACACTCCAGGTAATTCTCTCATCTCTGTCAAGCTCACAGGACGTGAGAATTACACTCTGTGGAGTAGTACTATGCGAGTTAGTTTGTTAGGAAAAAGTAAGCTAAGGTTTGTATATGGAAGGTATCCAAAAGAGAAGTTTCCTCCTATTCTTCATGAACTTTGGGAAAAATATAATGCTATAGTTCTATCGTGGATTATGAATTCTGTGAGTGTTGAATTGTTGAGTGGCATGGTCTATGCTTTGAGTGCTAACAAGGTGTGGATGGATCTCAAAGAGACATTTGACAAATTTAATGGTTGA